The Papaver somniferum cultivar HN1 unplaced genomic scaffold, ASM357369v1 unplaced-scaffold_107, whole genome shotgun sequence genome includes a region encoding these proteins:
- the LOC113327967 gene encoding uncharacterized protein LOC113327967: protein MLNTSTNVWPFGKWGIDIVGPFIPGTGEKGFLIVATDYFTKWAEVKAVQHIRDKDIFKFIFENIICRFGIPAQLVSDNGKQFEGENITMLLNAFKIQSGKSTALYLQSNGQNYKERSNRNVALLSDIWSRGSTTNRSDHPYRKDRSLGKEFKCGFDFNKVG, encoded by the exons ATGCTTAATACATCGACAAATGTGTGGCCCTTTGGGAAATGGGGAATAGATATTGTTGGTCCATTTATCCCAGGGACGGGAGAAAAAGGATTCTTAATAGTCGCAACTGACTATTTCACTAAATGGGCAGAAGTAAAAGCAGTTCAACATATTCGCGATAAAGACATATTtaaattcatttttgaaaatatcatATGCAGATTTGGTATTCCTGCACAATTGGTGTCTGATAATGGGAAGCAGTTTGAAGGCGAGAATATAACAATGCTGCTCAATGCGTTCAAAATTCAGAGTGGAAAATCTACTGCTTTGTATCTTCAAAGTAACGGACAG aactacaAGGAGAGAAGCAACAGGAATGTCGCCCTTTTGTCTGACATATGGAGTAGAGGCAGTACTACCAACAGAAGTGATCATCCTTACCGCAAAGACAGAAGCTTGGGAAAAGAATTTAAGTGCGGATTTGATTTTAACAAAGTTGGATGA